A region from the Sutcliffiella horikoshii genome encodes:
- a CDS encoding flavodoxin family protein translates to MSIAVIYGGTRPLGNTETLTKHATQGIEVEEIYLNNHNLLPIIDMRHDVEGFQNRNDDYNDIIERVLKYDTLVFATPIYWYSMSGTMKNFIDRWSHSMRDNNFPNFKADMSNKEAYVIAVGGDNPSIKGLPMIEQFKYIFEFMGMEFKGYVIGKGNQPGDIHADKVALFQAEVLREELRLK, encoded by the coding sequence ATGTCTATAGCTGTAATATATGGGGGAACCCGTCCACTTGGAAATACTGAAACCCTTACCAAACACGCCACTCAGGGTATAGAGGTAGAAGAGATATACTTGAACAACCACAATCTCCTCCCAATCATCGATATGCGTCACGATGTCGAGGGATTTCAAAATAGGAATGATGACTATAACGATATTATAGAACGTGTACTGAAGTATGATACGTTAGTTTTTGCCACGCCGATTTATTGGTATAGCATGTCAGGCACAATGAAGAATTTCATTGATCGATGGTCCCATTCGATGCGTGACAATAATTTTCCTAACTTCAAAGCCGACATGTCAAACAAAGAAGCGTACGTCATTGCAGTTGGAGGAGACAATCCCTCTATCAAAGGACTGCCAATGATCGAGCAATTTAAATACATCTTTGAGTTCATGGGAATGGAATTTAAGGGTTACGTCATTGGTAAAGGAAACCAGCCCGGAGACATACATGCAGATAAGGTAGCTTTGTTTCAAGCAGAAGTGCTGAGGGAAGAACTTAGATTAAAGTAA
- a CDS encoding S16 family serine protease: MEKTSILKPFLGAIFIYLTFLYLYLFDHLTGMDFALLLLLLTVTNIVFIFVTFKLKALRRAFLFSALLTFILFNYEFSTFILDETESIVLFYQPSEEVVPNTGVYVLGVGSAELGKGATLHFYNEADRFENITATNNIRYRSKNDGIFELLNLKENSVEDMRDSVQHYLSDTNSEINEFLNREDLDGNSAGLALVLSSILHEKKETNNLGIGVTGAINKRGKVREIGHVKEKIQTAARDGHTHVIVPHGNLKEALKAKKDFNLGIEIVGVNSVEEALGVIESWNSPSN, from the coding sequence TTGGAAAAAACGAGTATTTTAAAACCTTTTTTAGGTGCGATTTTTATCTATTTAACATTTTTATACTTATATTTGTTTGATCATCTCACTGGGATGGATTTTGCATTATTGTTGCTGTTACTTACGGTAACTAACATAGTGTTCATTTTTGTTACCTTTAAATTAAAAGCGTTGCGCCGAGCCTTTCTATTTTCAGCTTTATTGACTTTTATTCTTTTTAATTACGAGTTTTCCACATTCATTCTTGACGAAACCGAGTCAATTGTACTTTTTTATCAACCGTCAGAAGAAGTGGTACCTAACACTGGCGTTTATGTTTTGGGAGTTGGAAGTGCTGAGCTTGGAAAGGGAGCGACATTACACTTTTATAATGAAGCAGACAGATTTGAAAATATAACTGCTACTAATAATATTCGCTATCGGAGTAAGAATGATGGGATTTTTGAGCTTTTAAACTTGAAGGAGAATTCGGTGGAAGATATGAGGGATAGTGTACAACATTACTTAAGTGACACTAACTCTGAAATAAATGAATTCCTTAATAGAGAGGACCTTGATGGAAATAGTGCTGGATTAGCGTTGGTGTTGTCATCCATTTTACATGAGAAAAAAGAGACTAATAATCTTGGGATAGGGGTGACAGGCGCTATTAACAAAAGAGGTAAAGTAAGAGAAATAGGCCATGTAAAAGAAAAAATCCAAACTGCTGCCAGGGATGGGCACACGCACGTCATTGTCCCTCATGGGAACCTGAAAGAGGCATTGAAAGCAAAGAAAGATTTCAATCTTGGTATTGAGATTGTAGGAGTAAATAGTGTAGAGGAAGCACTTGGGGTTATTGAAAGCTGGAATTCTCCGAGCAATTAA
- a CDS encoding phosphotransferase enzyme family protein → MQQSNRILKEETLEAALASLYDLAGPISCTFLRRSFNDHYVVNTGDEKYILRVYLNEKSYIHNQENIHFELDFLTYLHSKNVKLCSIRLENEIRYVALFPFAKGKPIEPDLTESQALAFGEVIGKLHGESNAFRSEFSRYYLNVKELIAEPLNQIEVYANLFGLGNLDFYRDAAGKLMEGLNRLLKDKETFGLIHGDPNPSNLYFSKTSGFSLFDFDHCGFGYRIHDLAVVKLSYPEDVYDSVVEGYERIRTLHKNEKEFIPLYADILLVKKFSDILNMLEVTGADETTKKSIASNAMKTLKDMSNHEGNMDERIDDTWDV, encoded by the coding sequence ATGCAACAATCAAATAGAATTTTGAAAGAAGAGACGCTTGAAGCTGCGCTTGCTTCATTATATGATTTGGCAGGTCCAATCTCTTGTACGTTCCTCAGAAGGAGTTTCAATGATCATTATGTGGTTAATACAGGGGACGAGAAGTATATTTTGCGAGTATATCTTAATGAAAAAAGCTATATTCATAATCAAGAAAATATTCATTTTGAATTAGATTTCCTTACATATTTGCATTCCAAAAATGTAAAGCTTTGCTCCATCCGATTGGAAAATGAAATCAGATACGTTGCCTTGTTTCCTTTTGCGAAAGGAAAACCAATTGAGCCGGATCTTACAGAGAGTCAAGCTCTTGCTTTTGGTGAAGTGATTGGAAAATTACATGGTGAGTCCAATGCCTTTAGAAGTGAATTTTCCCGGTATTATTTGAATGTCAAAGAGCTTATTGCAGAACCGCTTAACCAAATCGAAGTATATGCCAATTTGTTCGGTCTTGGCAATCTTGATTTTTACCGGGATGCGGCCGGAAAATTAATGGAAGGGTTGAATCGCCTCCTTAAAGACAAGGAAACCTTTGGACTCATTCATGGAGATCCAAACCCTTCTAATCTTTATTTTAGTAAAACAAGTGGCTTCTCTCTTTTTGACTTCGATCACTGTGGTTTTGGTTATAGAATTCATGACTTGGCAGTTGTTAAGCTTAGTTATCCAGAGGATGTTTACGACTCGGTAGTGGAGGGCTATGAGCGGATTAGGACGCTTCATAAAAACGAAAAAGAATTCATCCCATTATATGCTGATATTTTATTGGTAAAGAAATTCAGCGATATTTTAAACATGCTTGAAGTGACAGGTGCAGATGAAACCACCAAGAAATCAATTGCCTCAAATGCGATGAAGACCTTAAAAGATATGAGTAATCATGAGGGAAATATGGATGAAAGAATAGACGATACCTGGGACGTTTAA
- a CDS encoding amino acid permease has protein sequence MSKASCSSKQTTGDLAWWQLSLIGIGCTIGIGFFLGSSLGIKLAGASIILSFLIGAAGTYIVYSRLAKMTIDDPQEGSFCYYAGKAFGKWAGFSCGWNYWCSNILIMGSQLTALGLLSQFWFPDVPLWIFSAGYAVLSFFVVMLGTKGFDKMEDLFAIIKVAAIVMFIVIALGIYFGWIKGDGGSPGNLPNTIKEWMPMGVKGVWSSLIYAFYAYGGIEVIGLMAMQLKKKEDTLKAGTVMMFILMILYVGSLGLAVSLAAFEKFNEKESPFVTALTNYDLNFFPHVFNGAIIIAGFSTMTAALFGVTTLLVTLAKDGDAPKLFQKKLQFRELPLPSLLLGVVGLAASVVCAFVLQSKVFEYITTAAGLLLLYNWIFILLSSMRLEKKGKFVSVLGLLLLLVAISGTIVEKTVRNGFFISILFVALIAIVTLIMQRKWKKGAGKKLKYS, from the coding sequence ATGTCAAAAGCCTCTTGCAGTTCCAAACAAACAACAGGTGATCTAGCCTGGTGGCAACTGTCACTAATAGGAATCGGATGCACCATTGGCATCGGCTTTTTCCTTGGTTCCTCTTTAGGAATCAAACTTGCTGGCGCTTCAATCATCCTTTCCTTTTTGATCGGCGCGGCCGGGACCTATATCGTGTACAGCAGATTAGCCAAAATGACCATCGACGACCCACAAGAAGGATCCTTCTGCTACTACGCAGGCAAAGCTTTTGGAAAATGGGCTGGATTCAGCTGCGGCTGGAATTACTGGTGCTCCAACATACTAATCATGGGTAGTCAACTGACTGCCCTAGGCTTGTTATCTCAATTTTGGTTTCCAGACGTGCCGCTTTGGATTTTCTCTGCAGGTTACGCAGTGTTGTCGTTTTTCGTAGTAATGCTGGGGACAAAAGGCTTCGATAAAATGGAAGACCTTTTTGCCATCATCAAGGTTGCGGCGATTGTGATGTTCATTGTCATTGCTTTGGGGATTTATTTTGGCTGGATTAAGGGAGATGGCGGTAGCCCCGGCAATTTGCCGAACACGATCAAAGAATGGATGCCGATGGGTGTGAAGGGAGTCTGGTCTTCGCTAATCTATGCCTTCTACGCTTACGGCGGAATCGAAGTAATCGGGCTCATGGCCATGCAGCTGAAAAAGAAAGAAGATACGTTAAAAGCCGGAACCGTCATGATGTTCATTTTAATGATTCTCTATGTAGGCTCCCTTGGACTTGCAGTTAGCCTGGCTGCCTTTGAAAAATTCAATGAAAAAGAAAGCCCGTTCGTGACCGCCCTAACCAATTACGACCTGAATTTCTTCCCTCATGTTTTCAACGGGGCCATCATCATCGCAGGTTTCTCCACCATGACCGCAGCCCTGTTCGGGGTAACCACCCTGTTGGTCACGTTGGCAAAAGACGGGGATGCACCAAAGCTATTTCAGAAAAAATTGCAGTTTAGGGAGCTACCACTTCCCTCCCTGTTACTTGGAGTGGTGGGGTTAGCAGCTTCCGTTGTTTGTGCATTTGTGTTGCAAAGCAAGGTGTTTGAATACATCACCACCGCGGCAGGATTATTATTGTTGTATAACTGGATATTTATCTTGCTTTCATCCATGCGGTTAGAAAAAAAGGGGAAATTCGTTTCCGTGCTGGGGCTGCTCTTACTGCTAGTAGCCATAAGCGGGACCATCGTAGAAAAAACCGTCCGAAACGGTTTCTTCATCAGTATTTTGTTTGTTGCGTTAATTGCGATTGTTACCTTAATCATGCAGCGTAAGTGGAAAAAAGGTGCGGGGAAGAAGTTGAAGTATAGTTGA
- a CDS encoding MFS transporter, translated as MASIPLIMTLGNSMLIPVLPMLEKELDISSFQSSMIITSYSVASIFLIPIAGYLSDRFGRKMIILPSLTMALIGGLISGFASWKIEDPYTWIIIGRIIQGVGAAGATPIILPLVGDLYQDDDEKTSSCLGIIETSNTFGKVLSPILGSLLAAVLWYLPFFSISVFSLISILMVLFFIKVPKQKDKPLALNIFIQNTKKIFQKEGKWLYTTFVIGIYSMLILFGLLFYLSDILEKTHNLHGVKKGLYLAVPLFTLCVSSYITGKVIKGNIELMRKILLVSLGVIALTIVFVEYQNEKIFLLLTISSFIGISIGAMLPTLDALITENVEKEEKGTISSLYSSSRFIGVAAGPPIMSVVMKNHLLISLYLSSALAIIIGILVFFFVQNVKPKKSTLW; from the coding sequence ATGGCTTCCATCCCTCTTATTATGACGCTGGGCAATTCTATGCTTATTCCTGTTTTGCCAATGCTCGAAAAAGAATTGGACATCTCCTCCTTCCAATCCAGTATGATCATCACTTCTTATTCTGTTGCTTCTATTTTTTTAATACCTATTGCAGGTTATCTGTCTGACCGGTTTGGCAGGAAAATGATTATATTGCCTAGTTTGACGATGGCGCTCATCGGGGGACTGATTTCCGGATTTGCATCTTGGAAAATAGAGGATCCATACACTTGGATTATAATCGGAAGAATCATTCAAGGTGTTGGGGCAGCAGGTGCGACACCAATTATTTTGCCACTCGTTGGGGACCTATATCAAGATGACGATGAGAAGACCAGTTCTTGTTTAGGTATCATTGAAACGTCCAATACATTTGGGAAGGTTCTTAGTCCAATATTGGGTTCACTGTTGGCAGCTGTCCTATGGTATCTCCCATTCTTTTCTATATCCGTTTTCAGTTTGATTTCTATCTTAATGGTCCTTTTCTTTATCAAGGTGCCTAAGCAAAAAGACAAACCACTCGCACTAAATATTTTTATTCAAAACACCAAAAAGATCTTTCAAAAAGAAGGAAAATGGCTCTATACCACCTTTGTTATCGGTATATATTCCATGCTGATCCTATTCGGACTATTATTTTACCTGTCAGACATTCTTGAAAAAACGCATAACCTGCATGGTGTGAAAAAAGGGTTATATTTGGCGGTCCCTTTATTTACCCTCTGTGTCTCTTCCTATATCACAGGAAAAGTGATCAAAGGAAATATTGAATTGATGAGAAAAATTCTTCTGGTATCCCTTGGGGTCATCGCCTTAACCATTGTTTTTGTAGAATATCAAAATGAAAAGATTTTTTTATTGCTCACCATCTCCAGCTTTATCGGCATTAGCATTGGGGCAATGTTGCCCACGCTTGATGCTTTGATTACGGAAAATGTAGAAAAGGAAGAGAAAGGGACGATCTCATCTCTTTATAGCTCTTCCCGATTCATCGGAGTCGCTGCGGGTCCACCAATCATGTCAGTCGTAATGAAAAACCACCTACTCATAAGTCTTTATCTGTCTAGTGCGTTGGCCATCATTATTGGAATTCTTGTTTTCTTTTTCGTCCAAAATGTAAAGCCAAAGAAAAGCACGCTTTGGTAG
- the gvpU gene encoding gas vesicle accessory protein GvpU: MAKKEENVSTDDAVMQMLLDLTDKDGVEIGITLNISGTVVAGTLVGPHTYYEGIIASADDVENSTLKHVLHKKFTDLKEAYISERQEEKEKKKQDMIATFIHLKDAAYISGTTQSPIKSHAWWRGRIDSIDGFSFKL, encoded by the coding sequence TTGGCGAAAAAAGAGGAAAACGTATCTACCGATGATGCAGTGATGCAAATGTTGCTTGATTTAACTGACAAAGACGGTGTAGAGATAGGAATCACGTTAAATATTAGTGGGACAGTGGTAGCCGGAACGCTTGTAGGACCGCATACTTATTATGAAGGAATCATCGCCTCTGCAGATGATGTAGAAAATAGCACCCTGAAGCACGTTCTACATAAAAAATTCACTGACCTTAAAGAGGCCTATATCAGTGAACGGCAAGAGGAAAAGGAGAAGAAAAAGCAGGATATGATTGCTACTTTTATTCATTTAAAAGACGCTGCGTATATCTCTGGAACCACGCAATCTCCTATCAAAAGTCATGCATGGTGGCGTGGAAGAATTGATTCCATTGATGGGTTTTCATTTAAGCTTTAA
- a CDS encoding LysE family transporter, which yields MNSIFTYIFLGVSLAAPIGPVNAAQLDKGLRLGFGHAWIFGVGALVADICYMLLVYMGMIHFIEQPMMKAFLWLFGFFVLTYTGIESLVKSGKSTFVDGPKGKTTLLRSWISGFLLSISNPLTILFWLGIYGSVLAKTASSFSSNQLAIYSAAIICGILLWDLFMATISSIARNLLHTNFLVVISIISSLSMIGFGIYFGVEAFRLLFM from the coding sequence ATGAATTCTATTTTCACTTACATATTCTTAGGAGTATCACTGGCAGCACCTATTGGACCGGTCAATGCTGCGCAGTTGGATAAAGGATTGCGTCTTGGTTTTGGACATGCTTGGATATTTGGTGTCGGGGCACTTGTTGCGGATATATGCTATATGCTGCTCGTTTATATGGGGATGATCCATTTCATTGAGCAGCCGATGATGAAAGCATTTCTTTGGCTTTTCGGCTTTTTCGTGCTTACGTACACCGGGATAGAGAGCTTGGTGAAAAGCGGGAAATCCACCTTTGTGGATGGTCCAAAAGGAAAAACGACATTGCTTCGATCATGGATTTCCGGCTTCCTGCTTTCCATCTCTAACCCACTTACGATTCTTTTTTGGCTTGGTATTTATGGATCCGTCCTCGCAAAAACAGCTTCTTCTTTTTCCAGTAACCAGTTAGCTATTTATAGTGCGGCCATTATCTGCGGGATCCTACTTTGGGATTTGTTCATGGCTACGATCTCGAGTATCGCGAGGAATCTTCTGCATACTAATTTTCTTGTGGTGATTTCGATAATTTCTTCTTTGTCGATGATTGGTTTCGGCATTTATTTTGGCGTGGAGGCATTTAGGTTGTTGTTTATGTAA
- a CDS encoding dimethylarginine dimethylaminohydrolase family protein, with translation MSLFSKSPMRPHASSEYDVLKKVILCKPEYMTIREVINETQKKFKDEGIHIEIAMAQHKKFVETLEDHGVEVILLPAIKMFPEQVFTRDIGFTLGNILFVAEMANKIRQGEEEVLKSMLEEKDISYLNLKGDMIEGGDVIINGETVYVGLSNRTNEDAIEHLQSILPHYEVVKVPFKEKYLHLDCVFNIISPTEALYYPEAFTPKELDILASRFELIEVTDEEQFTLGTNVLNIGNKRVFSLPVNPKVNAELTKRGFEVIEVDIIEIIKSGGSFRCCTLPILRG, from the coding sequence ATGTCTTTATTTTCAAAGAGCCCGATGAGGCCGCATGCAAGTAGTGAATATGATGTGTTAAAAAAAGTTATTCTCTGCAAACCGGAGTACATGACCATCCGTGAAGTCATCAATGAAACGCAGAAAAAGTTTAAGGATGAGGGCATTCATATTGAAATTGCGATGGCACAGCACAAGAAGTTCGTAGAAACATTGGAGGACCATGGAGTGGAGGTTATTCTCCTGCCTGCCATCAAAATGTTCCCAGAGCAAGTTTTCACACGTGATATAGGCTTCACCCTTGGGAATATTCTATTTGTGGCGGAAATGGCGAATAAAATTAGACAGGGCGAAGAAGAGGTCCTAAAAAGTATGTTGGAGGAAAAGGACATTTCTTATTTGAATTTAAAAGGTGACATGATTGAAGGCGGAGACGTCATCATTAATGGAGAAACGGTGTATGTCGGCCTGAGCAACCGGACCAACGAGGATGCAATCGAACACTTGCAAAGCATCCTGCCACATTATGAAGTCGTGAAAGTGCCATTCAAAGAAAAATACTTACATCTCGATTGCGTGTTCAACATCATTTCACCGACAGAAGCACTTTACTACCCAGAAGCATTCACACCAAAAGAACTAGACATCCTCGCGTCGCGGTTTGAACTTATCGAAGTAACAGATGAGGAACAGTTCACCCTTGGCACAAACGTACTCAACATAGGCAACAAAAGGGTATTCAGCCTCCCCGTAAATCCAAAGGTAAACGCAGAACTCACCAAGAGGGGATTTGAAGTAATAGAAGTCGACATCATCGAAATCATTAAATCCGGCGGATCCTTCCGTTGTTGTACGTTACCGATACTTCGTGGGTAG
- a CDS encoding nitroreductase family protein translates to MEKNKSTLAQTIRERRSIKAGYTDKVVTQETVLELLDDAVWAPNHGLREPWRFIFVSSSEKEGFVEKLVRTFPPEMQENRRNYFSQPAAFLIVVMEEDPRQKQWEENFGAVSSLIQNFQLLAWEKMLGVVWKTNPHIYDPKVHKILGVQPGEKIAGFLHMGYFEQVPPKRERKSAESKLTVFKNQ, encoded by the coding sequence ATGGAAAAGAATAAATCAACCTTAGCTCAAACCATACGAGAGCGACGTTCTATAAAAGCTGGATACACCGACAAAGTGGTGACACAAGAAACAGTTCTTGAACTACTGGACGATGCTGTCTGGGCACCGAATCATGGACTGCGAGAGCCTTGGAGGTTTATTTTTGTTTCTTCAAGTGAGAAAGAGGGATTTGTGGAGAAACTGGTTAGAACCTTTCCTCCAGAAATGCAGGAAAATAGACGTAATTATTTCAGTCAGCCGGCTGCCTTCCTAATCGTGGTGATGGAGGAAGACCCGAGGCAAAAGCAGTGGGAGGAAAACTTCGGGGCAGTGAGCTCACTTATTCAGAATTTCCAGCTGCTTGCTTGGGAGAAGATGCTTGGCGTTGTATGGAAAACCAATCCACATATATACGATCCTAAGGTTCATAAAATTTTAGGTGTGCAGCCTGGAGAAAAAATTGCAGGATTCTTGCATATGGGATACTTTGAACAGGTACCACCCAAACGCGAACGAAAGTCTGCGGAGAGCAAATTGACGGTGTTCAAAAATCAATAA
- a CDS encoding histidine phosphatase family protein, with translation MSKNIYIVRHCEAEGQPAEAQLTGKGFKQAGELAKFFSNTPIDRITSSPFLRAIQSIEPLSKETNISIEVDERLAERTLSCVDLPDWMDKLKATYDDLELKYEGGESSREARDRIVSVVEEAFKSDPENTIIVTHGNIMSLLIRHYQPSFGFEDWKKLRNPDVFLLKRDGEKGAVTAERIM, from the coding sequence ATGTCAAAAAACATATACATAGTCAGACATTGTGAAGCCGAGGGGCAACCAGCGGAAGCACAGCTTACAGGAAAGGGATTCAAGCAAGCTGGGGAGTTAGCAAAATTCTTCTCCAACACACCAATTGACCGCATCACCTCAAGCCCCTTTTTGCGCGCCATCCAATCTATTGAACCATTAAGCAAGGAAACTAATATTAGCATAGAAGTTGATGAGCGCTTAGCCGAACGCACACTCAGTTGCGTAGATTTACCGGATTGGATGGATAAATTGAAAGCAACCTATGATGACCTGGAGTTGAAGTATGAAGGCGGCGAGTCAAGTAGAGAAGCGAGGGATAGAATCGTCAGCGTTGTAGAAGAAGCGTTTAAATCTGACCCGGAAAACACCATTATCGTTACACACGGAAATATCATGTCACTGCTAATTAGACATTACCAACCTAGCTTTGGATTTGAAGACTGGAAAAAACTTAGGAATCCGGATGTATTTCTTTTGAAAAGAGATGGGGAGAAAGGTGCAGTGACAGCTGAAAGGATAATGTGA
- a CDS encoding DUF402 domain-containing protein gives MLKRRHGDRSEWKRVLKRQYTQKFLDTDGFKGYVTLLKIHKVTEPLFVYYEEKNVCIVDDGYMWLQHFPNNEHYSLTTMFDANGEVVQWYIDITYENGVENNLPYTDDLFLDIIVLSTGEVLQKDADELEEALTRGTINQSQYQLAWAEANKINQQIENNDFQLMKLAKTHLEILLKDFGDTNAND, from the coding sequence ATGCTAAAAAGAAGACACGGAGACCGCTCTGAATGGAAGCGGGTCTTGAAACGGCAGTACACACAGAAGTTTTTGGATACAGATGGCTTCAAAGGTTATGTTACCTTACTTAAAATACATAAAGTGACGGAGCCGTTATTCGTATACTATGAAGAAAAGAATGTATGCATTGTGGACGATGGGTACATGTGGCTTCAGCATTTTCCAAATAATGAACATTACTCTTTAACTACCATGTTTGACGCTAATGGCGAGGTTGTTCAATGGTATATCGATATCACGTATGAGAACGGAGTAGAGAATAATCTTCCGTACACGGATGATCTTTTCTTGGACATCATTGTGCTTTCTACAGGGGAAGTCCTCCAGAAAGATGCAGATGAACTGGAGGAAGCGCTAACCAGAGGGACGATTAATCAGTCCCAATATCAACTCGCCTGGGCAGAAGCAAACAAAATTAATCAACAGATTGAGAACAATGACTTTCAGTTGATGAAACTAGCGAAAACACATTTGGAGATTTTGTTGAAGGATTTTGGTGATACCAATGCGAATGATTAA
- a CDS encoding GNAT family N-acetyltransferase has translation MLTKEQLQQITELKSVCEKEGGFELKLNEDMLETRDGKSKEDFFHYEEGRLVGFLGCYGFGNKIEMTGMVHPDYRRKGIFTTLFGEAVAEVKKREISTILLNAPSPSQSAKEFLKSIPCTFEVAEYQMKWEAGELHDELSVIIRPSMSREDFEVEIQLEVACFGFTEQEARSFNHRMKELNNEDMFIIEAEGQTAGKIRVSETNGEAWIYGFAVSPELQGKGIGRKALSKVVKMETGKGLPVFLEVEARNAHALKLYESCGFRSYHSQDYYKYLG, from the coding sequence ATGCTAACAAAAGAACAGCTACAACAAATTACAGAACTTAAATCCGTTTGCGAAAAAGAAGGCGGATTTGAGCTGAAACTGAATGAAGATATGCTCGAAACAAGAGATGGTAAAAGCAAGGAGGACTTCTTCCATTATGAAGAGGGACGACTCGTTGGTTTCCTAGGTTGTTACGGATTTGGTAATAAAATCGAAATGACGGGAATGGTTCACCCGGACTACCGGAGAAAAGGAATTTTTACAACATTGTTTGGTGAAGCTGTTGCAGAAGTGAAAAAACGCGAGATTTCGACCATTTTGTTGAACGCACCTAGCCCCTCTCAAAGCGCCAAGGAGTTTCTAAAAAGCATTCCTTGTACATTCGAGGTAGCAGAGTACCAAATGAAATGGGAGGCAGGCGAGTTACATGATGAACTTTCTGTAATTATTAGACCATCAATGTCCCGAGAGGATTTTGAAGTTGAAATTCAACTGGAAGTGGCTTGCTTTGGTTTTACAGAACAAGAAGCTCGCAGCTTTAATCACCGGATGAAGGAACTTAATAACGAAGACATGTTCATCATTGAAGCAGAAGGCCAAACTGCAGGGAAAATTCGTGTATCTGAAACAAACGGGGAAGCTTGGATATATGGGTTTGCCGTTTCTCCTGAGCTGCAAGGGAAAGGGATAGGACGAAAAGCTCTATCCAAAGTGGTGAAAATGGAGACGGGAAAAGGGCTGCCGGTGTTCTTGGAAGTAGAAGCGAGAAATGCTCATGCGCTGAAACTCTATGAATCTTGTGGGTTTAGGAGTTATCATTCGCAGGATTACTATAAGTACTTGGGATAG
- a CDS encoding GNAT family N-acetyltransferase: MTITKPILKDFPYEFTTDRLIIRMPLSGDGPAVHDAIIHSLPELKPWMIFAQHDQTVEDVEANIRESHAEFLQRKDLRLLVFLKETGEFVASSGLHRIDWSIPKFEIGYWIDSRHSGKGYITEAVEGISQFAFEQLGANRLEIRCDSKNVKSRAVAERAGYTLEGILKSSERDVTGELRDTCVYAKVK; the protein is encoded by the coding sequence ATGACCATCACAAAACCAATCTTAAAAGACTTCCCATACGAATTTACCACAGACCGACTAATAATTAGAATGCCGCTGTCAGGGGACGGTCCAGCGGTACATGACGCGATCATTCATTCTCTTCCTGAGCTCAAGCCGTGGATGATCTTCGCACAACATGACCAGACAGTGGAAGATGTGGAAGCGAATATTAGGGAGAGCCATGCTGAATTTCTGCAGCGAAAAGACTTGAGGCTCTTAGTTTTCTTAAAAGAAACCGGTGAATTCGTAGCGTCGTCGGGCTTGCATCGGATCGACTGGTCTATCCCGAAGTTTGAGATCGGTTATTGGATCGATTCTAGGCACAGTGGCAAGGGCTACATAACAGAAGCGGTGGAAGGAATCAGTCAGTTTGCCTTTGAACAATTGGGGGCAAATCGCTTGGAGATTCGCTGCGATTCTAAAAATGTGAAGAGTCGGGCTGTTGCAGAGAGAGCCGGATACACGTTAGAGGGAATTCTTAAAAGCAGTGAGCGAGATGTAACAGGGGAATTGCGCGATACGTGTGTTTATGCGAAAGTGAAATAA
- a CDS encoding DUF2975 domain-containing protein — MKHGSTLFLKIAVFLIGTPVFILSIVGLFSLIRNPASPEYAYILYPIVIGMFLTTIPFYFALYQAFKLLGYIDKNEAFSQFSVEALKKIKICALTISGVYVVLMPFIFLLADKDDAPGAIIMGAVPIFASIVIAVFSAVLQRLLQVAIDIKSENDLTV; from the coding sequence ATGAAGCATGGTTCTACACTTTTTTTGAAGATAGCGGTATTTCTTATTGGGACACCGGTATTTATTTTATCTATAGTCGGCTTGTTTTCGCTGATAAGAAATCCGGCAAGCCCTGAGTACGCGTATATCTTGTATCCCATTGTAATCGGGATGTTCTTAACCACCATTCCGTTTTATTTTGCGTTGTATCAGGCGTTTAAACTATTAGGGTATATTGATAAGAATGAGGCTTTCTCGCAATTTTCGGTGGAAGCGTTGAAGAAAATAAAAATTTGTGCGCTTACTATCAGTGGTGTGTATGTGGTTCTCATGCCGTTTATCTTTCTTTTAGCAGATAAAGATGATGCACCAGGAGCGATCATTATGGGCGCGGTTCCTATTTTTGCCTCTATCGTTATCGCGGTATTCAGTGCGGTCCTCCAAAGGCTTTTGCAAGTAGCCATCGACATAAAATCCGAAAATGACTTAACAGTGTGA